One Nilaparvata lugens isolate BPH unplaced genomic scaffold, ASM1435652v1 scaffold6178, whole genome shotgun sequence DNA segment encodes these proteins:
- the LOC120356211 gene encoding probable ATP-dependent RNA helicase DDX27, protein KLKKMATLTLKKEAIMGNGKNNSDSEISLSDDELKKDTLKLKQKRKKVKKMGLIKKESDEEEEEEFFEDAPPYDEKASFYEMNLSRPLLKAIGAMSFVHPTPIQAATIPVALMGRDICGCAATGTGKTAAYMLPTLERLIYKPLSGAPVTRVVVLVPTRELGVQVYSVTRQLAQFTKIDVALSVGGLDVKVQEQMLRKSPDIVIATPGRLIDHIRNAPSFSIDQVEVLILDEADRILDEYFQEQLHEIVKQCSRTRQTLLFSATMTDAVRDLASVSLDKPVRIFVDNNQDVAFNLRQEFVKIRQKYEPYREAILASLVCRTFHSSTMVFVQTKKEAHRVHIMLGLLGVKVAELHGNMSQPQRMEALRR, encoded by the exons GAAGTTGAAGAAAATGGCGACTCTGACATTGAAGAAAGAAGCCATCATGGGAAACGGCAAGAATAACTCAGACTCAGAAATCTCCCTATCTGACGATGAACTGAAAAAAG ATACCCtgaaattgaaacagaaaaGGAAGAAAGTAAAGAAGATGGGCCTGATAAAGAAGGAGtcagacgaagaagaagaagaggaattcTTTGAAGATGCACCTCCGTATGACGAGAAAGCGTCCTTCTATGAGATGAACCTGTCACGACCTCTGTTGAAG GCGATAGGAGCGATGTCGTTCGTTCACCCGACCCCCATCCAGGCAGCTACCATTCCAGTCGCACTGATGGGTCGCGACATCTGTGGTTGTGCGGCCACTGGTACCGGAAAGACTGCTGCATACATGTTGCCCACTCTGGAGAGGCTCATCTATAAACCTTTGAGCGGAGCTCCTGTCACCAG AGTTGTGGTTCTGGTGCCAACTCGAGAACTGGGTGTTCAAGTTTACTCAGTCACCAGGCAGTTGGCTCAGTTTACCAAGATCGATGTCGCTCTGTCTGTCGGAGGGCTGGATGTCAAAGTGCAG GAACAAATGCTGCGTAAATCGCCGGACATAGTCATCGCCACACCAGGTCGTCTAATCGACCACATCAGGAATGCACCTTCTTTCAGCATAGACCAAGTCGAG GTGCTGATCCTAGACGAGGCCGACCGTATCCTAGACGAGTATTTCCAGGAGCAGTTGCACGAAATAGTGAAGCAGTGCTCTAGGACTAGACAGACGCTGCTGTTCAGTGCCACCATGACGGATGCCGTCAGGGACCTGGCCTCTGTGTCGCTCGACAAGCCTGTCCGCATATTTGTCGACAACAATCAGGATGTCGCTTTCAATCTCAGGCAGGAGTTTGTCAA GATAAGACAGAAGTACGAGCCATACAGAGAGGCAATTCTGGCTTCGCTGGTGTGCCGCACTTTTCATAGCAGCACAATGGTGTTTGTGCAGACCAAGAAGGAAGCTCACCGTGTTCACATCATGTTGGGTCTGTTGGGAGTCAAAGTGGCCGAATTACATGGCAACATGTCCCAGCCTCAACGTATGGAGGCTCTCAGGAGGTAA